The proteins below are encoded in one region of Pseudomonas ekonensis:
- a CDS encoding precorrin-2 C(20)-methyltransferase, with protein sequence MMQAKGRLIGLGVGPGDPELITVKALRLLRESPVVAYFVAKGKKGNAFGIIEAHLQDAQNLLPLVYPVTTEALPAPLSYEQVISDFYDGAAEEVAAHLDAGRDVAVICEGDPFFYGSYMYLHDRLAVRYEAEVVPGVCSMLGGASVLGAPLVYRNQSLSVLSGVLPHEELKRRLADADAAVVMKLGRNFPKVRQVLDELGLAERALYVERATMANQKIVPLDEVEPMSSPYFSLIIVPGERWQG encoded by the coding sequence ATGATGCAGGCAAAAGGACGCTTGATCGGCCTGGGCGTGGGCCCCGGCGACCCCGAGTTGATCACCGTGAAGGCCTTGCGCCTGCTGCGCGAGTCGCCGGTGGTGGCCTACTTCGTGGCCAAGGGCAAGAAGGGCAATGCCTTCGGCATCATCGAGGCGCACCTGCAGGACGCGCAGAACCTGCTGCCGCTGGTGTACCCGGTGACCACCGAGGCGCTGCCGGCGCCGCTGTCCTATGAACAGGTGATCAGCGACTTCTACGACGGCGCCGCCGAAGAGGTGGCCGCGCATCTGGACGCCGGCCGCGACGTGGCGGTGATCTGCGAGGGCGATCCGTTCTTCTACGGCTCCTACATGTACCTGCACGACCGCCTCGCCGTGCGCTACGAAGCCGAAGTGGTGCCGGGCGTGTGCTCGATGCTCGGCGGCGCCTCGGTGCTGGGTGCGCCGCTGGTGTACCGCAACCAGAGCCTGTCGGTGCTCTCCGGCGTGTTGCCGCACGAAGAACTGAAGCGGCGTCTGGCGGATGCCGACGCGGCGGTGGTCATGAAGCTGGGGCGCAATTTCCCCAAGGTGCGCCAGGTGCTGGACGAACTCGGCCTGGCCGAACGCGCGCTCTACGTCGAACGCGCGACCATGGCCAACCAGAAGATCGTGCCGCTGGATGAGGTCGAGCCGATGTCGTCGCCGTACTTCTCGCTGATCATCGTCCCCGGCGAACGGTGGCAAG